One stretch of Rosistilla oblonga DNA includes these proteins:
- a CDS encoding M48 family metalloprotease encodes MATESYVRFPCPQCSKQLRAPSAAAGRSAKCNKCGTALKIPPPSNPQRTQPKPSDAARRQPLTADLGDSSNPPSQPSTADQEEFPIASSDQPFADLSEAIDQAQQLVNAQTQANDAKRLTSQELLAGFTAKLPRKPVAMGYRLQLLLVGIAMAILPLAYLALVAASGFGVFYYIAVTIPGLMSHIPHGRAAIFYIVAVLAPAIAGVVTVLFLIKPLFFRIASDSRRRTLTRRGEPLLFEFVDQICEAVGAPKPTRIDVDYDVNASAQPAGGLFSVATGNMVLTIGVPLLAGLSMQQLAGVLAHEFGHFSQRIGMGATMLIRKINWWFTRVVYQRDALDEMLEDAIQESDYRIGLVLQLAQVCVVGTRGVLWCFMVASNAISCGLLRQMEYDADRYEYGLVGSETFAQTSRDLRVLGHSQAIMIGQLFELFQQGKLADDMILVGDWARQSLPTTDLMQIDKEMQAEQPSLLTTHPTDIARVSKSNQANSQGIVAFQRPARDVIKHYKPLCKNVTWDFYSDKFGRRISPSALQPTEELFG; translated from the coding sequence ATGGCTACCGAATCCTACGTTCGCTTTCCCTGCCCACAGTGCTCGAAGCAATTGCGGGCACCATCTGCGGCCGCTGGACGTTCAGCAAAATGCAACAAGTGCGGCACCGCACTTAAAATCCCGCCCCCAAGCAATCCGCAGCGGACACAGCCGAAGCCCTCCGACGCGGCAAGGCGCCAGCCGCTTACGGCGGATCTCGGTGACTCATCAAATCCTCCCAGCCAGCCCTCTACGGCGGACCAAGAGGAGTTCCCCATCGCTTCGAGCGACCAACCGTTTGCCGATCTCTCCGAAGCGATCGACCAGGCGCAGCAGCTGGTCAATGCGCAAACGCAAGCCAACGATGCCAAACGGCTGACATCTCAAGAACTACTAGCCGGCTTCACCGCTAAACTGCCGCGTAAACCGGTTGCGATGGGCTACCGCCTGCAACTGCTGCTGGTCGGTATAGCGATGGCGATCCTCCCACTGGCCTACCTGGCGTTGGTCGCAGCTTCCGGATTTGGAGTCTTCTACTACATCGCGGTAACCATTCCGGGACTGATGTCACACATCCCTCATGGCCGCGCGGCGATCTTCTATATCGTGGCCGTTCTCGCACCGGCGATTGCAGGAGTCGTGACGGTCCTGTTTCTCATCAAGCCACTCTTCTTTCGAATCGCATCCGACTCGCGGCGACGCACGCTGACGCGGCGTGGAGAACCTTTGCTGTTCGAATTCGTCGACCAGATATGTGAAGCCGTTGGGGCGCCGAAGCCGACGCGAATCGATGTCGATTACGATGTCAACGCTTCGGCACAACCGGCGGGCGGGCTGTTCAGCGTCGCCACCGGAAACATGGTCCTGACGATTGGGGTTCCACTGCTGGCCGGTCTCTCGATGCAACAACTCGCGGGCGTCTTGGCGCACGAATTTGGACACTTCTCCCAACGGATCGGGATGGGGGCGACGATGCTGATTCGAAAGATCAATTGGTGGTTCACCCGAGTTGTCTACCAACGCGATGCTCTGGATGAGATGTTAGAGGATGCGATTCAAGAATCGGACTACCGGATCGGCCTCGTCCTCCAACTAGCTCAGGTTTGTGTCGTCGGTACCCGCGGTGTTCTATGGTGCTTTATGGTCGCCAGCAATGCGATCAGCTGCGGCTTGCTGCGACAGATGGAATACGACGCCGATCGCTACGAATATGGACTCGTCGGCAGCGAGACATTTGCTCAAACGTCGCGAGACCTACGCGTGCTGGGACATTCCCAAGCAATCATGATCGGCCAACTGTTTGAACTCTTCCAACAAGGCAAACTCGCCGACGACATGATCCTTGTCGGCGACTGGGCTCGCCAGTCGCTCCCGACTACCGACTTGATGCAGATCGACAAAGAGATGCAAGCGGAGCAGCCGAGCCTACTGACAACTCACCCCACCGACATTGCTCGAGTGTCAAAGTCGAACCAAGCGAACAGCCAAGGCATCGTCGCGTTCCAGCGTCCAGCCCGCGATGTAATCAAGCATTACAAACCGCTGTGCAAAAATGTCACTTGGGATTTCTACAGTGACAAGTTCGGCCGACGGATCTCACCATCGGCCCTTCAGCCGACAGAAGAACTGTTTGGCTAG